In one window of Acanthochromis polyacanthus isolate Apoly-LR-REF ecotype Palm Island chromosome 8, KAUST_Apoly_ChrSc, whole genome shotgun sequence DNA:
- the LOC110945649 gene encoding LOW QUALITY PROTEIN: mucin-2-like (The sequence of the model RefSeq protein was modified relative to this genomic sequence to represent the inferred CDS: deleted 1 base in 1 codon), translated as MRGVRMLLEWVIPWLTLSLGLSAATNASPKQVIAHTGNNKVEICVVLFLVLSVTNVIKVQARLVHNHVSSICSTWGREHFKTFDGDVYQFPGMCEYNLVSDCHESYQEFSVHMKRTENDGNLTISYVVVTINDLSFHLSKASVTENDVPINLPYYKAGVQVEKNAVYIKLQSKVGITVMWNGDDAVMVELDHEYANLTCGLCGDFNGVSVYDEFVHNGRKISPIEFGNKHRVHRSNEDCEDPYEEEDESLESVSESCKKFKTICEEMLRSESWSSCTTLINPASYIQACVQDMCGCTNSSEDFCVCNTLSEFSRQCSHAGGEPPSWRTPQFCAKQCPFNMVYEESGSPCMDTCTHQDTSSLCEDHKMDGCFCPPGTVFDDISMRGCIAQSECQCKHGKVYNSGEICQQDREKCTCLEGRWACESLQTPATCAVEEGSHVTTFDGKTYTFHGECYYTLAKVESKDATSPKFTILVQLVPCANQEFDTCLKNVKILLNNDKNNVLTFTSDGTVKQNMQTISLPYHTGMTNKWKLNEIYYCELSFRL; from the exons CGTCACCAAAGCAGGTAATAGCCCACACTGGCAACAATAAGGTGGAGatctgtgtggttttg ttcctgGTTTTGTCCGTCACCAATGTCATCAAAGTCCAAGCCAGACTGG TCCACAACCATGTCAGCAGCATCTGCAGCACCTGGGGCAGAGAGCACTTCAAGACATTTGATGGTGATGTGTACCAGTTTCCTGGTATGTGTGAGTACAACCTGGTCTCTGACTGCCACGAGTCCTACCAGGAGTTCTCTGTGCACATGAAGAGGACAGAAAACGATGGAAACCTTACAATCAGTTACGTGGTGGTCACCATCAATGACCTGTCGTTCCACCTCAGTAAGGCTTCGGTCACAGAAAATGACGTGCC TATCAATTTGCCATATTACAAGGCAGGAGTGCAAGTGGAGAAAAATGCAGTTTACATCAAGCTCCAGTCCAAAGTTGGCATCACTGTCATGTGGAACGGTGACGATGCAGTCATG GTGGAACTTGATCATGAATATGCTAATCTTACTTGTGGACTTTGTGGAGACTTCAATGGTGTTTCAGTCTACGATGAGTTCGTTCATAATG GTCGCAAAATCAGCCCCATTGAGTTTGGCAACAAACACAGAGTCCATCGTTCAAATGAAGATTGTGAGGACCCCtatgaagaggaggatgaatcGCTGGAGTCTGTGTCTGAGTCATGCAAGAAGTTT AAAACCATCTGTGAGGAGATGCTGCGTTCAGAGTCCTGGAGCTCCTGCACTACACTGATCAACCCTGCATCGTACATCCAGGCCTGTGTGCAGGATATGTGTGGCTGCACCAACAGCTCAGAAGACTTCTGTGTCTGCAACACACTTTCTGAGTTCTCCCGACAGTGTTCCCATGCAGGAGGAGAACCTCCCAGCTGGAGGACGCCTCAGTTCTGTG CTAAACAGTGCCCGTTCAACATGGTTTATGAAGAGAGCGGTTCTCCTTGCATGGATACCTGCACACATCAAGACACAAGTTCACTGTGTGAGGACCACAAAATGGACGGCTGCTTCTGTCCTCCTG GAACTGTGTTTGATGATATTTCCATGAGGGGATGCATTGCTCAGTCTGAATGTCAGTGCAAGCACGGCAAAGTCTATAACTCTGGAGAGATTTGCCAACAGGAccgagagaaatg TACATGCCTTGAGGGCCGATGGGCTTGTGAGAGTCTTCAAACTCCTGCTACGTGTGCCGTTGAAGAGGGTTCACATGTAACTACCTTTGATGGGAAAACTTACACCTTCCATGGAGAGTGTTACTACACTCTGGCCAAAGTGGAAAGCAAA GATGCTACAAGCCCAAAGTTTACCATCCTGGTCCAGCTGGTGCCTTGTGCAAACCAGGAGTTTGACACTTGTCTGAAGAATGTTAAAATCCTgctaaacaatgacaaaaacaat GTATTAACCTTCACTTCTGATGGCACAGTAAAGCAGAACATGCAGACCATCAGTTTGCCGTACCACACAGGTATGACCAACAAATGGAAACTGAATGAAATATACTACTGTGAGCTTTCATTTAGGCTGTGA